From the genome of Hyperolius riggenbachi isolate aHypRig1 chromosome 9, aHypRig1.pri, whole genome shotgun sequence, one region includes:
- the LOC137532975 gene encoding serine/arginine-rich splicing factor 5 produces the protein MSGCRVFIGRLNPAAREKDVERFFKGYGRIRDIDLKRGFGFVEFEDPRDADDAVYELDGKELCSERVTIEHARLRARGGGGGGGGGRGLGRGRYNDRFSSRRPRNERSAPPIRTENRLIVENLSSRVSWQDLKDFMRQAGEVTFADAHRPKLNEGVVEFASYSDLKNAIEKLSGKEINGRKIRLIEGNKRHSRSRSRSRSRSRSSSRSRSRSRSRSRKSYSRSRSRSRTPRSNRSNRSKSRSVSRSPVQEKSQKAPSRSPSKSPASADRQRSRSRSRSADSRN, from the exons ATGAGTGGTTGTAGAGTTTTCATTGGTCGGTTGAACCCAGCTGCCAGAGAAAAAGATGTCGAGCGGTTCTTCAAGGGCTATGGGAGAATCCGAGACATTGACCTAAAGAGAGGATTTGGTTTTGtg gaATTTGAAGATCCAAGGGATGCAGATGATGCGGTCTATGAGCTTGATGGCAAAGAACTCTGCAGTGAGAG GGTTACCATTGAGCATGCCCGTCTGCGTGCCAGAGGAGGTGgcggaggaggtggtggtggacgagGGCTTGGCCGTGGAAGATACAATGATCGTTTTAGCAGTCGTCGCCCACGAAATGAGAGGAG TGCTCCGCCAATAAGAACTGAAAACCGTCTCATAGTAGAAAACTTGTCCTCAAGAGTGAGCTGGCAG GACTTGAAAGACTTTATGAGACAAGCCGGAGAAGTGACTTTTGCAGATGCACACAGACCCAAGCTCAATGAGGG GGTTGTTGAGTTTGCATCTTACAGCGATCTGAAAAATGCTATTGAGAAACTGTCCGGCAAGGAAATCAATGGAAGAAAAATAAGACTGATAGAAGGAAACAAGAGGCACAG TAGGTCCAGAAGCCGCAGCCGCTCCCGCAGCAGAAGCTCATCCAGGTCTCGCAGCAGGTCCCGCTCCAGGAGCAGGAAGTCCTACAGCCGTTCCCGTAGCCGCAGCCGTACTCCTCGCAGTAACCGCAGCAACCGCAGCAAATCCAGGTCTGTGAGTAGATCACCAGTTCAAGAGAAGTCTCAAAAGGCTCCTTCCAGAAGTCCATCTAAATCCCCAGCATCTGCTGATCGCCAGAGGTCTAGATCAAGATCTCGATCTGCTGACAGCAGAAACTGA